Proteins encoded by one window of Streptomyces sp. NBC_01477:
- a CDS encoding DUF6542 domain-containing protein, giving the protein MDQHSARPGGTGGAPPPAPGGEAAAGVYGAPPAVPAKPARPLAALVRRLRAVQRPRPRLTGLGTGLLTTVVTVLAGTVDALLFDGPGVFFGLAFVAVSATAAVYVRPYDLVAAPVSAPIAFAVGIGLTADGGDGGLVGHLLGLFTGLALMTGWLYAGTVLAALIVAVRALRLPSRRRRSRRCSAAPRERSRR; this is encoded by the coding sequence GTGGACCAACACAGTGCGCGTCCGGGCGGCACCGGCGGCGCCCCGCCCCCGGCACCCGGCGGGGAGGCCGCCGCGGGGGTCTACGGTGCTCCGCCGGCCGTACCGGCCAAGCCCGCGCGCCCGCTCGCCGCGCTGGTCCGCCGGCTGCGTGCCGTACAGCGGCCCAGGCCGCGGCTGACCGGGCTCGGCACCGGGCTGCTGACCACCGTGGTCACCGTGCTGGCCGGTACCGTCGACGCGCTCCTCTTCGACGGCCCCGGCGTCTTCTTCGGCCTCGCCTTCGTCGCGGTGAGCGCGACCGCGGCGGTCTACGTACGCCCGTACGACCTGGTGGCGGCCCCGGTGTCGGCGCCGATCGCCTTCGCCGTCGGGATCGGGCTGACCGCCGACGGCGGGGACGGCGGCCTGGTCGGGCATCTGCTCGGCCTGTTCACCGGTCTGGCGCTGATGACCGGCTGGCTCTACGCCGGTACGGTGCTGGCCGCGCTGATCGTCGCGGTCAGAGCTTTGCGGCTGCCATCGCGGCGCCGACGATCCCGGCGTTGTTCTGCAGCTCCGCGGGAACGATCTCGGCGCTGA
- the ppgK gene encoding polyphosphate--glucose phosphotransferase has protein sequence MDVFGVDIGGTGIKGAPVDLDKGDLSDERYKVLTPRPATPEAVIEGVHDVVTHFGWSGPLGVTFPGVVMDGVTRTAANVDAGWVGLDARKAISDRLGLPVVVLNDADAAGVAEMTFGAGRGRGGTVIVLTLGTGIGSAVFVDGRLLPNTELGHLELHGHDAEKRASVKAREDEDLSWEHWAHRLRKYLAHVEMLFSPDLFVLGGGVSRKSEKFLPLLHGHGLSAEIVPAELQNNAGIVGAAMAAAKL, from the coding sequence ATGGACGTGTTCGGTGTGGACATCGGCGGTACGGGAATCAAGGGCGCCCCTGTCGACCTCGACAAGGGCGACCTGTCGGACGAGCGGTACAAAGTGCTGACGCCGCGCCCGGCCACTCCGGAAGCGGTGATCGAGGGCGTCCACGACGTCGTCACCCACTTCGGCTGGTCCGGGCCGCTCGGGGTCACCTTCCCCGGTGTCGTGATGGACGGCGTGACCAGGACCGCGGCCAACGTGGACGCCGGCTGGGTCGGGCTGGACGCGCGCAAGGCGATCAGCGACCGCCTCGGCCTGCCCGTGGTGGTGCTCAACGACGCGGACGCGGCGGGCGTCGCCGAGATGACCTTCGGGGCCGGGCGCGGGCGCGGCGGCACCGTCATCGTGCTGACGCTGGGCACCGGCATCGGCAGCGCCGTCTTCGTGGACGGCCGCCTGCTGCCGAACACCGAGCTGGGCCACCTGGAGCTGCACGGCCACGACGCGGAGAAGCGCGCGTCGGTCAAGGCCCGCGAGGACGAGGACCTGAGCTGGGAGCACTGGGCGCACCGGCTGCGCAAGTACCTGGCGCACGTCGAGATGCTGTTCTCGCCCGACCTGTTCGTGCTGGGCGGCGGAGTCAGCCGCAAGTCCGAGAAGTTCCTGCCGCTGCTGCACGGCCACGGGCTCAGCGCCGAGATCGTTCCCGCGGAGCTGCAGAACAACGCCGGGATCGTCGGCGCCGCGATGGCAGCCGCAAAGCTCTGA
- a CDS encoding 4-hydroxy-3-methylbut-2-enyl diphosphate reductase, with protein sequence MDRMTTEASRRVLLAAPRGYCAGVDRAVITVEKALEQYGAPVYVRKEIVHNKYVVQTLERKGAVFVDETAEVPEGAIVIFSAHGVAPVVHEEAGRRKLASIDATCPLVTKVHKEAVRFANEDYDILLIGHEGHEEVIGTMGEAPERTHLVDGPKDVAELTVRDESKVVWLSQTTLSVDETMETVDALKERFPNLLSPPSDDICYATQNRQVAVKQISADAELVIVVGSRNSSNAIRLVEVAKQSGAEAAYLVDFADECEDGWLEGVGTVGVTSGASVPEILVDQVLEWLAVRGFADVQIVTSATESIQFSLPKELRRDLRAEAAAGESAKR encoded by the coding sequence ATGGACCGCATGACGACCGAAGCCAGCCGCCGCGTCCTGCTCGCCGCCCCCCGCGGGTACTGCGCGGGCGTGGACCGTGCGGTGATCACCGTCGAGAAGGCGCTGGAGCAGTACGGCGCCCCGGTCTATGTCCGCAAGGAGATCGTCCACAACAAATACGTCGTGCAGACCCTGGAGCGGAAGGGCGCCGTCTTCGTCGACGAGACGGCGGAGGTGCCCGAGGGCGCCATCGTCATCTTCTCCGCGCACGGCGTCGCCCCGGTCGTCCACGAGGAGGCCGGCCGCCGCAAGCTGGCCTCGATCGACGCGACCTGCCCGCTGGTGACCAAGGTCCACAAGGAAGCCGTCCGGTTCGCCAACGAGGACTACGACATCCTGCTCATCGGCCACGAGGGCCACGAGGAGGTCATCGGCACGATGGGCGAGGCGCCCGAGCGCACCCATCTGGTCGACGGCCCCAAGGACGTCGCCGAGCTGACCGTACGCGACGAGTCCAAGGTCGTCTGGCTGTCCCAGACCACCCTGTCGGTGGACGAGACGATGGAGACGGTCGACGCGCTCAAGGAGCGCTTCCCGAACCTGCTCTCGCCGCCCAGCGACGACATCTGCTACGCCACCCAGAACCGCCAGGTCGCCGTCAAGCAGATCTCCGCGGACGCCGAACTGGTCATCGTGGTCGGCTCCCGCAACTCCTCCAACGCCATCCGGCTGGTCGAGGTCGCCAAGCAGTCCGGAGCCGAGGCGGCGTATCTGGTGGACTTCGCCGACGAGTGCGAGGACGGCTGGCTGGAGGGCGTCGGCACGGTCGGCGTCACCTCGGGCGCCTCGGTGCCGGAGATCCTCGTGGACCAGGTGCTGGAGTGGCTGGCGGTACGCGGTTTCGCGGATGTCCAGATCGTCACCTCGGCGACGGAGTCCATCCAGTTCTCGCTGCCCAAGGAACTGCGCCGGGATCTGCGTGCGGAGGCCGCCGCCGGGGAATCCGCCAAGAGGTGA